TTAACACTCCTTTGCTGATTGAATGCTGACAGGAAATATCATTGATGATATCATTTTCATGATTAAGATACTAacccaatgttgactgctgtacccttatttttgacatatttacctattatgtctgttagttttgttcacacatccttgtcattataatggagttttatgcaactgtcataccagtgagaggtttagctagctataaaacaggatttaatacactattttttacataagaaaatgcctgtgccaatctaggaatatgacagttgatatctattcttttgatgtgtttgagcttttgagtttgccatttgttAAGGAACTTTCATTTTAGATTTTGCCTCAGAGTtatatttgacttttattcaaattattaaaaacaatatagGTTTTCTACCAAATGCATTCAGAGTCTTGGTTAGATTTGGCAGATTTTTTTGGTCTTCAATCTTCAACTTCATAATCCATTTTGCTTTCAGTCTACTTTGATTTGAGTGCCAAGAATGAATTGAATACAGATGAATGTTCATTCagtgttatttaaaaataatatgccTGGTAAGAGTTTTGTTACCTTAAATAAAATAGAAACTCAAATCTTTGTATGAATTGAGCTTTTGTCTTAATACAGATATGTCTATTAATGAGCACATTTATATTATCATGAATTATATAGAAACTATCAAATATTGTTTTGTGTTGACATTAACACCTGACCAATTTCATGTACTATTTCTATGGGAAAAACATAAAACACAAGactaaagttaaaaaaacattatctTGAAATTGTTACTGTataacttttcaatttatttcaaaagtgtttttcCTTTAATCTTGTGTGACAAAGTGTTTTTTGTAAGCAACATATTTTCCCAGCCCATAGTTTGCAAGTATGCTAAATTGACCCTTTTGTCATGCTTTCTCAAGCTCAAGATATGAACATGATGTTGAGACAAATATTTGACTGCACAATAAGCTTAACAAATTACTAAAAATATCTAAATCTCCTTAGAAACATGTCGATATGAACATGTGCTTTATCATTCTACCTCCTTTTGGCTTAGCGtggaaaatacaaatattaaccTCTGTACCCTGTATAAGCCCTGAAATATCAACAACATCTTGCAACTGCTACCAGACTGCACAATTGGCTTATAAATGACATCAATATTTGAATCTCCATGTACATTATTTATCTGACTTTGTGCTTTATCACCCTGGTTTGTTTAATAAATGTTGATATAATTTGATTGTTTACATTAACTTACATTAAACGAACATTGATTGGAAGATCTCAATGTCATATAGGCCCAGATTTGGTTTAATAAGAGAATAAAATCTATATGAAGACTTGTGAAAAagtttattgaagtttttttcatCACTAGCTATTGTCAATAAACTATTCTTTGATCAAAACAAGTACTTGAATAAGTGTTCACATATAGAAGTCAGAGGGTACACAGTTTAGAAGGTTCAACCTGCTTTAATAATTTTTAACTTAAGAATTATTTCCATAAAGTTTTTTTATCCCATTGATATTTTGTAACTcctcttttctgtttgttttcccCTTATATTTGTGTTAACTGTATTTCAATATGCTAAATCTCTCTTTTTCTACAACTTTTTTTACCTCATCCATTCATATGACTTCATTCCTTTCATTTGTGACTATTCAAGTTTATGTTTTTTCCActcaattttaagataaaaaattgtgttttacctagatattttttagataataaactttttttaatgtGTGAGCACATTTTCGTTCCCGAACAGATATATTTCCCTAAAGAGCAATCAAAAGGGAATCCATAGACAATCAAACACACTGGATAAATCCTTAGCAAAGCTATGATGTGATCCTTTTTCCATCCTTTCAAATATAGCATTTGTTTTAATACTGGCATGTCTATATATAAGCACACAGGTCGAAATATAcagctggtttttttttgtaatcttgtgTCACAATATGTAAATGCTGCATATAATATAGgtatttttgaatttttccaGATACCATTACCATCATTTACCAAGATGAAGGAACATTATCCAGGCTACAAACATGCAGGAGGTAGATACCACAACAATCATCTCATCGACATGATTGGATGTAAGCGTAAATTGTTATTACATGATACAAGTGCACTGAGACTATCATATTCCTTCAATAAAGTCGGTGGTGAACATTCATTAGGACATGACTTAATTCATTTATCTAGGAATGGAATAGACAGTGTTGTAGGCACTGATGGACTACAATATATTTACCACCCTATAGCATATGGACCATTCTTAGCGGACAAATATGGCTATCCAACCATTTCAAAATTACACCAGTTTGATCCAGTCAGCACAAAGAAGAACTTTTGGGGGAAGCAAGGAATACTTAGAGTGATAACATATCGTAAAATTAAAAacttgccagttggacatgttgCATTGTGGGACTGTGATCATTTTCATGAAACAAAAGATTGGATTTCAGGGCATAGTTTGATAACAGTTGAATTCTGGGAGTCTCCAGGTAAGACCCAAGCTTTTCTAATAAAAAGAATTGTTCTGCATTGTAgttttttaaatcaaggaaagTAACAGAACTTGTAGGATATCAAAAGTATAGTTTACATGTAAACAATGGTTTAGTAATTTAATAGTAATTATAACAACTCAGTTACAAAGAACAGAACACagtttaaatgaaatgaaatgaaaacaatcTTCAACATCAATATACAGATAAATTACCTACAAGGATGCACTGAATGAAAGTGTTAAGAGTAATGAAAACACCTTTAAACCAggattttttattgaattttttaccatgaataaatAAGTCATGATACCATCACAAATATGAACATGTAGAACAATCTTGTCAATAAATCAAGATGCTAATGTTTTGGCAAATACAAAAAAGCTTATGCTAATTACCAATACAAACAAAATCATATCATGCAATTAAGGAATTActtacttttatttaaaaataagataaagCAAATGATTGgaaatattttctttgt
The window above is part of the Mytilus galloprovincialis chromosome 4, xbMytGall1.hap1.1, whole genome shotgun sequence genome. Proteins encoded here:
- the LOC143072204 gene encoding uncharacterized protein LOC143072204, whose amino-acid sequence is MKSDIVSACLLLLGMASCVRALIPLPSFTKMKEHYPGYKHAGGRYHNNHLIDMIGCKRKLLLHDTSALRLSYSFNKVGGEHSLGHDLIHLSRNGIDSVVGTDGLQYIYHPIAYGPFLADKYGYPTISKLHQFDPVSTKKNFWGKQGILRVITYRKIKNLPVGHVALWDCDHFHETKDWISGHSLITVEFWESPDSNCSSSTTRYLHQIPVKHMKQAPTPPSTSVNHQIPANRLLGQSNHPFPVTSEHSSLKNNPPFNQGNQALAPNSQIDLKTLMKDKTFRRKFIKKYYVSNGHLRHAKHRGLSLSKEQLS